GACGGAACGATCTTCCGCGGCAGGGCCTGGGGCAGGCGAGGCCGAACCACCGGCGAGATCGTCTTCTCCACGGCCATGACCGGCTACCAGGAGACCTTCACCGACCCGTCCTATCACCGCCAGATCGTCGTCATGACCGCCCCCCACATCGGGAACACGGGCGTCAACGCCGCGGACAGCGAATCGGATCGCGTGTGGACCGCGGGCGTCGTCGTCCGTGACCCCGCCCGCCGCGCCTCCTCGTGGCGCGCCGAGGGCGAGCTCGAGGACTACCTCATCGAGCACGACGTCGTCGGGATCTGCGAGGTCGACACCCGTGCGATCACCCGCCACATCCGCGAGCGGGGTGCCATGCGGGCAGGGATCTTCTCCGCCTCGGCACTCCCGGCAGGTGCCGAGACCGGCACCCAGCAGGCGCTCGACATTCTCCTCGGCCTCGTCAACGACTCCCCGGCCATGGCCGGCGCTGAGCTCGCCTCCGACGTGTCGACGACGTCCGCGTATGTCGTCGAGCCGCGGGGTGACTTCGCCGAGCCCGTGGCCCGGATCGTCGCGGTCGACCTCGGGATCAAGAACCGTACCCCCTGGCAGTTCGCCGAGCGCGGCGTCGAGGTCACAGTCGTCCCGGCCACCGTCACGCTCGCCGAGGTCCGTGAGCTCGCCCCCGACGGGGTGTTCTTCTCGAACGGCCCGGGTGACCCGGCGACGGCGGATGCTCAGATCGAGCTGCTGCGGGGCGTGCTCGATGCGGGGATCCCGTTCTTCGGGATCTGCTTCGGCAACCAGCTGCTCGGCCGCGCCCTCGGGTTCGGCACGTACAAGCTCGAATACGGTCACCGCGGCGCCAACCAGCCCGTTCTCGACCGTGAGACGGGCCGGGTCGAGATCACGGCCCACAACCATGGCTTCGCGGTCGACCTGCCCGTCGATGAGGCGACGCAGGCCCCGTACGCGGATGGCAGGTACGGCAGGGTCGCGGTCAGCCACGTGTCCCTCAACGACGGCGTCGTCGAGGGCATCCAGTGCCTCGACATTCCCGCCTTCTCCGTCCAGTTCCACCCCGAGGCGGCCGCCGGCCCCCACGACGGCGAGCACCTGTTCGATCGTTTCATCTCGCTCATGAAGGAGGTGGGCTGATGCCCCGCCGCGACGATATCTCATCCGTCCTCGTCATCGGCTCCGGGCCGATCGTCATCGGCCAGGCCGCCGAGTTCGATTACTCGGGCACCCAGGCGTGCCGCGTCCTGCGCGAGGAGGGTCTGCGCGTCATCCTCGTCAACTCGAACCCGGCGACGATCATGACCGACCCTGAGCTCGCCGACGCGACGTACGTTGAGCCGATCCGAGCCGATGTGCTGACCTCGATCATCGAGAAGGAGCGCCCCGACGCGCTCCTGCCCACCCTCGGCGGGCAGACCGCCCTCAACGCCGCGGTCGAGCTCTCCGAGCTCGGCGTCCTCGAGAAGTACGGCGTCGAGCTCATCGGTGCCCGCCTCGAGGCCATCCAGGCCGGTGAGGACCGTGAGGAGTTCAAGAAGGTCGTCGAGAAGTGCGGCGCCGAATCGGCCCGCTCCGAGATCTGCCACACGATCGAGGAGTGCCTGGCCG
This is a stretch of genomic DNA from Flaviflexus salsibiostraticola. It encodes these proteins:
- the carA gene encoding glutamine-hydrolyzing carbamoyl-phosphate synthase small subunit translates to MREPALLVLEDGTIFRGRAWGRRGRTTGEIVFSTAMTGYQETFTDPSYHRQIVVMTAPHIGNTGVNAADSESDRVWTAGVVVRDPARRASSWRAEGELEDYLIEHDVVGICEVDTRAITRHIRERGAMRAGIFSASALPAGAETGTQQALDILLGLVNDSPAMAGAELASDVSTTSAYVVEPRGDFAEPVARIVAVDLGIKNRTPWQFAERGVEVTVVPATVTLAEVRELAPDGVFFSNGPGDPATADAQIELLRGVLDAGIPFFGICFGNQLLGRALGFGTYKLEYGHRGANQPVLDRETGRVEITAHNHGFAVDLPVDEATQAPYADGRYGRVAVSHVSLNDGVVEGIQCLDIPAFSVQFHPEAAAGPHDGEHLFDRFISLMKEVG